The following proteins are encoded in a genomic region of Alistipes shahii WAL 8301:
- a CDS encoding GH92 family glycosyl hydrolase, with translation MRLRRTLLTLALAAAVFGAAASAQTPADRVDPFIGTTNFGTANPGAVTPHGMMSVVPFNVMGSEENVYDKDARWWSTPYEYHNKFFTGFAHGALSGVGCPELGALLTMATTGPLTVDYREYGTSYRDEKASPGYYSVFLDKYGVLAEATATARTSAERYTFPEGTGHILLNLGEGLTNESGAMVRRVSATEIEGTKLLGTFCYNAQKVFPVYFVLRVSKTPSAGGYWKKQRKMTGVEAEWTPDNGRYKLYTEYGRELSGDDVGYWFSFDGLAAGEQVEVRMGISYVSTENARKNLDAEQAADAPFDAIREQARKGWNEALGRIRVEGGAEQQQRVFYTALYHALLHPNLVSDVNGEYPLMERSGETGVTDGERYTVFSLWDTCRNLHQLLTLVYPDRQREMLRSMTGMYEEWGWLPKWELYGRETFTMEGDPAIPVIVDSWMKGLRDFDVAKAYEAMRKSATTPGAQNRMRPDIDPYIEKGYIPLGFYAKDLAGDTSVSHALEYYMADAALSLLADSLGQGDDARLFRARSLGYKRYYSPESGTLRPLHPDGTFLSPFDPKAGENFTAAPGFHEGSAWNYTFYVPHDVEGLAKLMGGRRKFIDKLQMVFDEGLYDPANEPDIAYAYLFSRFRGEEWRTQRETRRLLERYFTTAPDGIPGNDDTGTMSAWAVFTMLGLYPDCPGEPYYTLTSPTFDRAEIDTERGTLVIEKHGEGYIDRMTLGDKPLKNYRILHDELLKGGKLTFELKNKR, from the coding sequence ATGCGACTGCGACGAACGCTGCTTACCCTGGCGCTCGCCGCAGCCGTTTTCGGTGCTGCGGCTTCTGCGCAGACCCCTGCCGACCGGGTCGACCCGTTCATCGGGACTACGAACTTCGGGACCGCGAACCCCGGGGCGGTCACGCCGCACGGGATGATGTCGGTGGTTCCGTTCAACGTCATGGGGTCGGAGGAGAACGTCTACGACAAGGACGCCCGCTGGTGGTCCACGCCCTACGAATACCACAACAAATTCTTCACGGGCTTCGCGCACGGCGCCTTGAGCGGCGTGGGGTGCCCCGAGCTGGGCGCGCTGCTGACGATGGCCACGACGGGCCCTCTGACGGTGGATTACCGGGAGTACGGCACGTCGTACAGGGACGAAAAGGCCTCTCCGGGCTATTACTCGGTCTTTCTGGACAAGTACGGCGTCCTTGCCGAAGCCACGGCCACGGCGCGTACCTCGGCCGAGAGGTACACCTTTCCGGAAGGCACAGGGCATATTCTGTTAAATCTGGGCGAGGGGCTTACGAACGAGAGCGGTGCGATGGTTCGCCGGGTGAGCGCCACGGAGATCGAGGGCACGAAGCTGCTGGGGACGTTCTGCTACAATGCGCAGAAGGTTTTCCCGGTGTACTTCGTGCTGCGCGTTTCGAAGACTCCGAGTGCCGGCGGCTATTGGAAGAAGCAACGGAAGATGACGGGCGTGGAGGCCGAGTGGACGCCGGACAACGGGAGGTATAAACTCTATACGGAGTACGGGCGCGAGCTTTCGGGCGACGACGTGGGCTACTGGTTCTCCTTCGACGGCCTTGCGGCGGGCGAGCAGGTGGAGGTGCGCATGGGCATCTCGTATGTCTCTACGGAGAACGCGCGCAAAAACCTCGATGCCGAGCAGGCCGCGGACGCACCGTTCGACGCCATCCGGGAACAGGCCCGCAAGGGCTGGAACGAGGCTCTGGGCAGAATCCGGGTCGAGGGCGGCGCCGAGCAGCAGCAGAGGGTGTTCTACACGGCGTTGTACCATGCGCTGCTGCACCCGAACCTCGTGAGCGACGTGAACGGCGAATACCCGCTGATGGAGCGTTCGGGCGAGACGGGCGTGACGGATGGCGAACGTTATACGGTCTTCTCGCTGTGGGACACCTGCCGCAACCTGCACCAGCTGCTGACGCTTGTCTACCCGGATCGTCAGCGGGAGATGCTGCGCTCGATGACGGGGATGTACGAGGAGTGGGGTTGGCTTCCGAAATGGGAGCTTTACGGCCGCGAGACCTTCACGATGGAGGGAGACCCTGCGATCCCGGTGATCGTCGACAGCTGGATGAAGGGCCTTCGGGATTTCGATGTCGCCAAGGCCTACGAGGCGATGCGCAAGTCGGCCACGACGCCCGGTGCGCAGAACCGCATGCGGCCCGACATCGACCCCTATATCGAAAAAGGCTATATCCCGCTGGGATTCTATGCCAAGGACCTTGCGGGCGACACCTCCGTCTCGCACGCGCTGGAGTACTACATGGCCGACGCTGCGCTGTCGCTGCTGGCCGACTCGCTCGGACAGGGGGACGACGCGCGTCTGTTCCGCGCCCGCTCGTTGGGCTACAAACGCTATTACAGCCCGGAAAGCGGGACTTTGCGTCCGCTCCATCCCGACGGAACTTTTTTAAGCCCCTTCGACCCGAAGGCGGGCGAGAACTTCACGGCGGCTCCGGGCTTCCACGAGGGGAGTGCGTGGAACTATACGTTCTACGTTCCGCACGACGTGGAGGGGCTTGCGAAGCTGATGGGCGGACGACGCAAATTCATCGACAAACTGCAAATGGTCTTCGACGAGGGATTGTACGACCCTGCGAACGAACCCGACATCGCCTATGCGTATCTTTTCAGCCGCTTCCGGGGCGAGGAGTGGCGCACGCAGCGGGAAACCCGGCGGCTGTTGGAGCGATACTTTACCACCGCCCCCGACGGCATCCCGGGCAACGACGACACGGGGACGATGTCTGCGTGGGCTGTCTTCACGATGCTGGGACTCTATCCCGACTGCCCGGGCGAACCATACTATACACTGACGTCCCCGACATTCGACCGGGCCGAAATCGACACGGAGCGGGGAACGCTGGTGATCGAAAAACACGGCGAGGGCTATATCGACCGGATGACGCTGGGCGATAAACCGTTGAAAAATTATCGTATCTTGCACGATGAATTGCTCAAGGGCGGAAAACTTACTTTCGAACTTAAAAACAAGAGATAG